A single Lactuca sativa cultivar Salinas chromosome 8, Lsat_Salinas_v11, whole genome shotgun sequence DNA region contains:
- the LOC111897864 gene encoding RNA-binding protein BRN1 produces MEEGHMPRKHSDDSVKLFVGQVPKHMTEAQLIAMFKELALVDEVNIIKDKATRASRGCCFVICPSREEADKAVDGFHNKKTLPGASSPLQVKYADGELERLEHKLFIGMLPKNVSEGEVSELFSQYGTLKDLQILRGSQQTSKGCAFVKYETKEQAVAAIEGLNGKHKMEGSTVPLVVKWADTEKERQARKAQKAQSLANIDPTQHPSLFGALPMGYMSPYNGYGYQATGTYGLMQPPFASLSPNQANAYRGGSPRNYVGVGVGPPTGGYMGSAYQAMPPRLQYPVAYPGGLRPFSGPSSPLPPDVSKNHAATSSTVSADHVEGPPGANLFIYHIPQEFGDEELANAFQSFGRVLSSKVFVDKSTGVSKCFGFVSYESPNAAQSAINTMNGYQLGGKKLKVQLKRDNKQNKIY; encoded by the exons ATGGAGGAAGGTCACATGCCGCGAAAACACAGCGACGATAGTGTGAAGCTGTTCGTCGGCCAAGTTCCGAAGCATATGACGGAGGCACAACTTATAGCAATGTTCAAAGAGCTTGCTCTTGTGGACGAAGTCAACATCATCAAAGACAAGGCCACGCGAGCTTCTCGAG GTTGTTGCTTTGTTATATGTCCGTCTAGGGAGGAAGCAGACAAGGCCGTGGATGGGTTTCATAATAAGAAAACCCTGCCTGGG GCATCTAGTCCACTGCAAGTGAAATATGCTGATGGCGAGTTGGAACGGCTAG AACACAAGCTTTTCATCGGTATGCTTCCTAAGAATGTCTCCGAAGGTGAAGTTTCAGAATTATTTTCACAATATGGAACCCTGAAAGACTTGCAAATTCTTAGAGGTTCTCAACAAACAAGCAAAG GCTGTGCTTTTGTGAAGTATGAGACAAAAGAACAAGCTGTTGCTGCTATAGAGGGCCTAAATGGAAAACACAAGATGGAG GGTTCAACTGTCCCTTTGGTTGTTAAATGGGCAGACACTGAAAAGGAAAGGCAAGCTAGAAAAGCTCAGAAAGCTCAGTCTTTAGCAAATATTGACCCAACACAGCATCCGTCTTTATTTGGAGCACTTCCAATGGGTTATATGTCACCATACAATGGTTATGGGTACCAG GCTACTGGAACTTATGGGCTCATGCAGCCACCTTTCGCCAGTCTATCTCCAAATCAAGCAAATGCATATCGTGGAGGCTCTCCAAGGAACTATGTGGGAGTGGGAGTGGGTCCCCCAACTGGTGGTTACATGGGCTCTGCTTATCAAGCTATGCCTCCTAGGCTTCAGTATCCTGTGGCCTACCCCGGGGGATTGAGGCCTTTCAGTGGGCCTTCCAGTCCTCTACCACCAGATGTTTCCAAGAATCATGCTGCAACTTCTTCAACTGTTTCTGCTGACCATGTTGAAG GTCCACCTGGTGCTAATCTATTTATTTATCACATCCCTCAAGAATTTGGGGATGAAGAGCTTGCAAATGCGTTTCAATCATTTGGAAGAGTTTTGAGTTCCAAAGTTTTTGTTGACAAGTCAACGGGTGTCAGCAAGTGCTttg GTTTTGTGAGTTATGAGTCCCCAAATGCTGCACAATCTGCAATTAATACAATGAATGGATACCAGTTAGGTGGTAAGAAGTTGAAGGTTCAACTTAAAAGAGACAACAAACAAAACAAGATTTACTGA
- the LOC111897867 gene encoding rho GTPase-activating protein 2 has protein sequence MTGMVMLTRGAGCGGTGGVDGNEATKGGGATEEEQNQLSLVALLVAALRKSMVACRVDHGDDQSSGTAALHQMEIGWPTNVQHLTHVTFDRFHGFLGLPVEFEVEIPCRVPSASVSVFGVSAESMQCCYDSRGNSVPTILLLMQERLYAQGGLKAEGIFRINAENSKEEEVRDQLNRGMVPEDIEVHCLAGLIKAWFRELPCGVLDGLSPEQVLQCNTEDECCELLKHLKPTETALLNWAVDLMSDVVEQEEFNKMNARNIAMVFAPNMTQMSDPLTALMHAVQVMNLLKTLITKTLRERERECEESSSSSTTTTDGEYSPMSCRSHSRTDEMETSCEMRRQPSSEDGEDEDDVESLSEIEESFLKRLMENENAKDCFKNELGNLVKGRRTSPTSGFEFQEESSSSVMSMTDGYVSGVSEAEVMNKVEEK, from the exons atgaCGGGAATGGTGATGCTAACGAGAGGAGCTGGCTGCGGTGGCACCGGTGGTGTTGATGGAAATGAAGCAACAAAAGGAGGAGGTGCTACTGAAGAAGAACAAAATCAGTTGTCGTTAGTAGCGTTGTTGGTAGCAGCTCTACGGAAATCAATGGTGGCTTGTCGTGTAGATCATGGAGACGATCAGAGCTCGGGTACAGCAGCTCTGCATCAGATGGAAATAGGATGGCCAACGAATGTTCAACATTTGACTCATGTTACTTTCGATCGGTTCCATGGATTTTTAGGGCTTCCTGTTGAATTCGAAGTTGAAATTCCCTGTCGCGTCCCTAGTGCCAG TGTCAGCGTGTTCGGTGTATCAGCAGAATCAATGCAATGTTGTTATGATTCAAGAGGCAACAGTGTCCCGACAATTCTGTTGCTGATGCAGGAAAGGTTGTATGCACAAGGAGGTCTAAAG GCAGAAGGAATATTTCGTATAAATGCTGAAAACAGCAAAGAAGAGGAAGTACGTGATCAGCTGAACAGAGGCATGGTGCCTGAAGACATTGAGGTTCATTGTCTTGCAGGTTTAATTAAAGCCTGGTTTAGAGAGCTACCATGTGGTGTTCTTGATGGGCTTTCTCCTGAACAAGTACTGCAGTGTAATACAGAagacgagtgttgtgagcttctcaAACATCTGAAACCAACAGAAACTGCACTTCTCAACTGGGCAGTTGATCTTATGTCTGATGTTGTTGAGCAGgaagaatttaataaaatgaatgcCAGAAATATTGCCATGGTTTTTGCTCCCAACATGACTCAG ATGTCGGATCCATTGACAGCCCTAATGCACGCAGTACAAGTGATGAACCTGCTGAAAACCCTAATCACGAAAACACTGCGAGAGCGAGAGCGAGAGTGTGAAGAAAGCAGCAGCAGCTCAACCACAACCACAGATGGAGAATACTCACCCATGTCATGCCGATCCCACAGTCGAACAGACGAGATGGAAACCAGCTGTGAAATGAGAAGACAGCCATCATCAGAAGatggagaagatgaagatgatgtggAATCACTGAGTGAGATAGAAGAAAGTTTCTTGAAACGATTGATGGAGAATGAAAATGCAAAAGACTGTTTCAAGAATGAATTGGGGAATTTAGTGAAAGGGAGGAGGACTAGTCCGACGAGTGGATTTGAATTCCAGGAGGAATCGTCTTCGTCTGTGATGAGTATGACTGATGGATATGTGTCGGGTGTGAGTGAGGCGGAGGTCATGAATAAGGTTGAAGAGAAGTGA